A window of Bombus affinis isolate iyBomAffi1 unplaced genomic scaffold, iyBomAffi1.2 ctg00000088.1, whole genome shotgun sequence contains these coding sequences:
- the LOC126927378 gene encoding uncharacterized protein LOC126927378 — MAIRNIRITEFESLYEALRRNVAAQVSVREQQDELRGMRQGLTESVQNYNIRFRSVFNKLQHSITNEYRDELTRRVMNEQLYMDSVTDYVRGLRPEIGQALMANLPPNLIEAEKKAMNMERYFREHSSRRQMTRQTTAPPFYRNQASHPVDNRFAITSNTNNKTPLTQNTLPRTNNFTKFGNRPLSERTQAKCPKCNRLGHLPNQCQNFRIPPQRKAPPGINHVQEQSELTMLPQEDYPQYYYNYQDDQDCDFSLTPGQESTCLNKDATQERQQYQTQRNSPWDIPNTNLIPKSS, encoded by the coding sequence atggcaatccgcaatattcgtattaccgaattcgaatctctgtacgaagcattgagacgtaatgtagctgcgcaagtatcagtgagagaacaacaggacgaattaagaggaatgaggcaaggattaaccgagagcgtgcaaaactataacatcagatttcgaagcgtttttaacaaactccaacacagcattaccaacgagtatagagacgaactaactcgacgggtgatgaacgagcaactatacatggactctgtgaccgactatgtaagaggccttcgtccagaaatagggcaggcgctaatggctaatctccccccaaatctcatcgaagcagaaaagaaagcaatgaatatggaaagatactttcgcgagcacagctctcgcagacagatgacgcgacagacaaccgccccgccattttatcgtaaccaggcttctcatccagtagacaatcgcttcgctattacaagtaacacaaataataaaactccactcacacaaaatactctaccaagaacgaacaattttacgaagtttgggaacagaccattaagcgaaaggacgcaagcgaaatgtcccaaatgcaatcgattgggacaccttcccaatcaatgccaaaattttcggataccgcctcaaagaaaagcccctccaggaataaaccacgttcaagaacaatcggaattaacaatgctacctcaggaagattacccacaatactattacaattaccaggacgaccaggattgcgatttctcgttgactccggggcaggaatcaacttgcttaaacaaagatgctacccaggaaagacaacaataccagacacaaagaaattctccatgggacattccgaatacgaatctaattccaaagtcaagttga